One region of Endozoicomonas sp. Mp262 genomic DNA includes:
- a CDS encoding transposase, with the protein MSRPLRIEYAGALYHVTSRGNERKAIYREGADFELFLDVLAEVCERFHWVIHSWCLMSNHYHVVVETPNGNLSAGMRQLNGVYTLKFNRRYGRVGHLFQGRYKGILVDKSAYLLELSRYVVLNPVWARMVNRPDEWQWSSYLYTLGELPSPDWLATDAMLLQFSHDHKQACERFTAFVLQGVGINIWLNLKQQIYLGDDQFVEEQQQHIEKPITRETLSEVPHKQRRKPAKPLTYYQKGYEPAEAAVCAAFNSGGYTQKAIADFFGLHYSTVSKMITRQRPEEK; encoded by the coding sequence GTGAGCAGACCTCTGCGGATAGAGTATGCAGGTGCGCTTTACCATGTAACTTCACGGGGGAATGAGCGTAAGGCTATTTATCGTGAAGGAGCCGATTTTGAGCTATTTCTCGATGTACTGGCTGAGGTCTGCGAGCGATTTCACTGGGTGATTCATTCCTGGTGCCTGATGTCCAACCATTATCATGTGGTGGTGGAAACACCCAACGGTAATCTCTCTGCCGGTATGCGACAGTTGAATGGTGTTTATACGCTGAAGTTTAACCGCCGTTATGGGCGGGTTGGGCATCTGTTTCAGGGTCGCTACAAAGGGATTCTTGTTGATAAATCTGCATACCTTCTAGAATTAAGTCGCTATGTTGTGTTGAACCCTGTATGGGCTCGTATGGTCAATCGCCCTGACGAATGGCAGTGGAGCAGTTACCTTTATACCCTGGGTGAGCTTCCCTCTCCGGACTGGCTGGCTACTGATGCCATGTTGCTGCAATTTTCCCATGACCATAAGCAGGCCTGCGAGCGCTTTACTGCGTTTGTGTTGCAGGGTGTGGGTATTAATATCTGGTTAAATCTCAAGCAGCAGATCTATCTCGGTGACGATCAGTTTGTGGAAGAGCAGCAACAGCATATTGAGAAGCCCATCACTCGTGAGACTCTTTCAGAAGTGCCCCATAAGCAGCGCCGTAAGCCTGCCAAGCCATTAACTTATTATCAAAAAGGTTATGAACCGGCAGAGGCGGCTGTCTGTGCAGCGTTTAATTCTGGTGGTTATACCCAAAAGGCCATTGCTGATTTTTTCGGGCTTCATTATTCAACGGTAAGTAAGATGATTACCCGGCAGCGACCAGAAGAAAAATAG
- a CDS encoding GDP-mannose 4,6-dehydratase, with product MTKKVALITGVTGQDGSYLAEFLLKKGYEVHGIKRRASSFNTERVDHIYEDPHMENQNFKLHYGDLSDSSNLTRIIQEVQPDEVYNLAAQSHVAVSFESPEYTADVDALGTLRLLEAIRFLGLEKKTRFYQASTSELYGLVQEIPQKETTPFYPRSPYAVAKMYAYWITVNYRGENRGQVLILDTPKTCSTFITSFV from the coding sequence ATGACTAAAAAAGTAGCATTAATCACCGGCGTCACTGGCCAGGATGGCTCTTATCTGGCTGAGTTTCTGTTGAAAAAAGGCTATGAAGTACACGGCATTAAACGCCGTGCTTCTTCCTTTAACACAGAACGTGTGGATCATATTTATGAAGATCCTCATATGGAAAACCAGAATTTTAAGCTGCACTACGGGGATTTGAGCGATAGCTCTAACCTGACCCGTATTATTCAGGAAGTTCAGCCTGATGAGGTGTATAACCTGGCGGCACAGTCCCATGTGGCGGTTTCTTTTGAATCCCCTGAATACACTGCTGATGTAGATGCTCTGGGTACTCTGAGACTGCTGGAAGCCATTCGCTTTCTGGGACTGGAGAAAAAGACACGGTTTTATCAGGCGTCTACCTCTGAGCTGTACGGTCTGGTTCAGGAGATTCCACAGAAAGAAACCACACCGTTCTACCCTCGCTCCCCTTATGCTGTTGCTAAAATGTATGCCTACTGGATCACCGTTAACTACCGTGGAGAAAACCGGGGTCAGGTCTTGATTCTTGACACCCCAAAAACCTGTTCTACTTTTATTACTTCTTTTGTTTAA
- a CDS encoding type II toxin-antitoxin system RelE/ParE family toxin yields MTLKVVEYIQPDGKSPYATWFNALPAQAAAKVATAQIRLERGLTSSIKWFAGLGEYRINWGKGLRIYLAKDGDELIVLLGGGDKSSQKQDIIKAKALLSEYKQRKTQKQV; encoded by the coding sequence ATGACACTGAAAGTGGTCGAGTACATTCAGCCTGATGGCAAAAGCCCTTATGCTACATGGTTTAACGCCCTGCCAGCTCAGGCAGCCGCCAAAGTGGCTACAGCCCAAATAAGGCTGGAAAGGGGCCTTACCTCATCGATCAAATGGTTCGCAGGGCTGGGAGAGTACAGAATCAACTGGGGTAAAGGACTCAGAATCTACCTTGCCAAAGACGGTGATGAGCTGATTGTACTGCTGGGTGGTGGAGATAAATCGTCGCAAAAACAAGACATCATCAAAGCAAAAGCACTGTTGAGCGAATACAAACAACGCAAAACCCAAAAACAGGTATAA
- a CDS encoding transcriptional regulator — protein sequence MPLTRDYKETLLERAQQDPAFAQALLDEAIGLFLNGDPVTARIVLRDLVNATMGFEDLAQQTEKTSKSLHRMLSDRGNPTMDNLAKIFTALRQALNVDIVVHVETAA from the coding sequence ATGCCCTTAACCCGAGACTACAAAGAAACATTGCTGGAACGGGCACAACAAGACCCGGCGTTTGCCCAGGCGCTGCTTGATGAAGCCATTGGCCTGTTCCTTAACGGTGACCCGGTCACCGCTCGCATTGTGCTACGAGACCTGGTCAATGCCACCATGGGTTTTGAGGATCTGGCACAGCAAACAGAAAAAACCAGTAAAAGTCTCCACCGAATGCTGTCCGACCGGGGCAACCCGACGATGGACAACCTGGCCAAAATATTCACCGCCCTGCGACAAGCATTGAATGTTGATATCGTTGTGCATGTAGAGACAGCAGCCTGA
- a CDS encoding DUF2442 domain-containing protein, with amino-acid sequence MIKITRAVYQSGVEIKLHFSDGSFGVMDFHEVLAQKTSLTNALGDTVFFQRFFLELGALCWPNGLEFSGRSLYKKLEAKGKLVKPAA; translated from the coding sequence ATGATTAAAATAACTCGAGCGGTTTACCAGTCTGGTGTGGAGATTAAGCTGCACTTTTCTGATGGTAGTTTTGGGGTTATGGATTTCCATGAAGTTCTGGCACAAAAAACCAGTCTGACCAATGCGTTGGGAGACACTGTTTTTTTTCAACGTTTTTTTCTGGAGCTAGGGGCTCTTTGCTGGCCGAATGGTCTGGAGTTCAGTGGCAGGAGTCTTTATAAGAAGCTTGAGGCTAAAGGCAAACTGGTGAAGCCCGCGGCTTAG
- a CDS encoding DUF4160 domain-containing protein produces the protein MPVISSFFGIYIRMYHADHAPPHIHAAYQGHEALVDISTGHVMEGHLPKKAAKLVGEWCLSHRSELEENWRKAINLEPLERIAGADND, from the coding sequence ATGCCAGTGATATCCAGTTTTTTCGGGATTTATATCCGGATGTACCATGCAGACCATGCCCCTCCTCATATTCATGCAGCATATCAAGGGCATGAAGCGCTGGTAGATATATCCACTGGTCATGTTATGGAAGGCCACTTACCCAAAAAAGCAGCAAAGCTTGTTGGTGAGTGGTGTTTATCTCATCGGTCTGAGTTGGAAGAAAACTGGAGAAAGGCTATTAATCTCGAGCCACTTGAGCGTATAGCGGGAGCTGATAATGATTAA
- a CDS encoding IS3 family transposase (programmed frameshift), which produces MSEKKVKNYTAEFKESAVKLAVESDKPVTETAQELGVNANTLHTWITKYHRHKVANQPRKNDEHVYDEVKRLRKELKILKEEHAILKKAAGLLCKRKSLKFQFIKDNQERFSITAMCRVMSVSTTGFYDWCSRPESNRSQEDRALKADIRVIHEKHRQRYGERRIKDDLADQGKNVSRQRISRLMKEEGIVCKTKRKFKATTDSRHNKPVAENLLNRNFKREQPNEAYAGDITYIRTREGWLYLSVFIDLHSRAVVGWSMRDRMTASLVTDSLVMAMWKRRPTEGLLVHSDRGSQYVSESYQKLLKENGFICSMSRKGNCWDNAVAESFFHTLKAELVHHEDFQTREEAKQAVFEYIEVYYNRQRKHSGNGYLAPFKYEQKIAEAA; this is translated from the exons ATGTCGGAAAAGAAAGTAAAAAATTACACTGCTGAGTTCAAGGAATCTGCTGTGAAGCTGGCAGTTGAATCAGATAAGCCAGTGACTGAAACTGCTCAGGAGCTTGGGGTTAATGCGAATACCCTGCATACCTGGATAACAAAGTACCACCGCCATAAGGTGGCTAATCAGCCCAGGAAAAATGATGAGCATGTGTATGATGAAGTGAAACGTTTGCGTAAAGAGCTGAAAATACTCAAAGAGGAGCATGCTATTTTAAAAAAGGCGGCAG GCCTTCTTTGCAAGAGAAAGTCTCTGAAATTTCAGTTCATTAAGGACAACCAGGAGCGCTTCAGTATTACTGCCATGTGTCGGGTTATGTCTGTATCGACCACAGGCTTTTATGACTGGTGCTCTCGTCCAGAATCGAACCGAAGTCAGGAAGACCGTGCATTGAAGGCAGATATCCGCGTGATACATGAAAAACACCGCCAGCGTTATGGTGAGCGCCGTATAAAAGACGATCTTGCTGATCAGGGTAAAAACGTTAGCCGTCAACGAATCAGTCGCCTAATGAAGGAGGAAGGCATTGTTTGCAAAACAAAGCGCAAGTTCAAGGCAACAACAGACTCCCGCCATAACAAGCCGGTGGCCGAGAATCTGCTGAACCGCAATTTCAAACGGGAGCAGCCCAATGAGGCTTACGCGGGAGACATTACCTATATTCGTACCCGGGAGGGCTGGCTGTACTTGTCCGTATTCATTGATTTGCATTCGAGGGCTGTGGTTGGCTGGTCTATGAGAGATCGCATGACGGCATCACTGGTCACTGACTCCCTTGTGATGGCTATGTGGAAGCGGAGGCCAACAGAAGGGCTGCTGGTACATAGTGACAGGGGCAGCCAGTATGTCTCGGAAAGCTATCAGAAATTGCTGAAAGAAAATGGCTTTATTTGCAGTATGAGCCGTAAGGGAAATTGCTGGGATAATGCGGTGGCAGAGAGCTTCTTCCATACGCTGAAAGCTGAGCTTGTTCACCATGAAGACTTCCAGACAAGGGAAGAGGCGAAGCAGGCAGTTTTTGAATACATTGAGGTCTATTATAACCGCCAGAGAAAACACTCTGGTAATGGCTACCTGGCACCTTTCAAATATGAACAGAAAATTGCCGAGGCAGCGTAA
- a CDS encoding glycosyltransferase gives MVKKTMKNPKISIVTAVYNNINTIASSIDSTLSQTYKNIELVVIDGGSTDGTLELLKGYGKKIHTLISEPDKGIYDALNKGVKHATGDIVGFMHSDDLFQDKNSLKRVAKAFQKNKVDSVYGDLVYVNKEDTSLKWL, from the coding sequence GTGGTTAAAAAAACCATGAAAAATCCCAAAATATCCATAGTCACTGCCGTCTACAACAACATAAACACCATCGCCAGCTCCATCGACTCAACCCTAAGCCAAACCTATAAAAACATAGAGCTGGTAGTGATCGATGGCGGCTCCACCGATGGTACCCTTGAATTACTCAAAGGATACGGCAAAAAAATCCATACCCTTATCAGTGAACCCGACAAGGGCATTTACGATGCCCTGAACAAAGGTGTAAAACACGCCACCGGCGACATAGTCGGGTTTATGCACTCCGATGATCTATTTCAGGATAAAAACAGCCTGAAACGAGTAGCTAAAGCCTTCCAGAAAAACAAGGTCGATTCCGTTTACGGCGACCTTGTTTATGTCAACAAGGAAGACACCAGCCTGAAGTGGTTATAG
- a CDS encoding WcaF family extracellular polysaccharide biosynthesis acetyltransferase: MNAVNLSSYNNSWYQPAGKLKILLWIITSFAFFEHSLPIPNRIKVSLLRLFGANIGKGVVIKPGCKVKYPWFLTISNFVWLGEQCWIDNLAQVTIEDHCCISQGAYLLTGNHDFSKSTFDLIIKPIHIKQGSWVGAKATVCPGVTLNEHSILSVGSVATKDLEASGIYQGNPAILKRQRTISC, from the coding sequence ATGAATGCTGTAAATCTTTCAAGTTATAACAACAGCTGGTATCAGCCTGCTGGGAAATTAAAAATACTTTTATGGATCATTACTTCCTTTGCTTTTTTTGAACATTCTCTTCCTATTCCTAATCGTATAAAAGTAAGTTTGTTAAGACTTTTCGGCGCAAATATTGGCAAAGGAGTAGTTATAAAGCCAGGTTGCAAGGTCAAATACCCCTGGTTTTTAACTATTAGTAATTTTGTTTGGCTTGGTGAGCAATGCTGGATTGATAACCTTGCGCAAGTCACTATTGAGGATCACTGCTGTATCTCTCAGGGAGCTTATCTTCTAACCGGCAACCATGATTTTAGTAAATCTACGTTTGACCTAATTATCAAGCCTATTCACATTAAACAAGGTAGCTGGGTTGGAGCTAAAGCCACAGTCTGTCCTGGTGTTACCTTAAATGAACACAGTATTCTTTCTGTAGGCTCTGTTGCCACCAAAGACCTTGAAGCCTCCGGTATCTATCAGGGCAACCCTGCCATCCTCAAACGCCAAAGAACCATTTCTTGTTGA
- a CDS encoding glycosyltransferase family 2 protein, with translation MTTKVSALILSYNEEKHIERCITSLKSIGVNVFVVDSYSTDETVKIAKSLGAQVYQNKWINYSEQYNWGLDNCPIDTEWVMRMDADEYVTEELANEIKLKIASLPENTNGVYVKRRVHFMDKWIKNGAYYPTWLLRLWRHKKGFCEKRWMDEHIKLTEGTSVNFDHDIVDDNLNNLTWWTTKHNNYATREVVDILNIIFNFLDYDEVDAKLFGSQEERKRWLKVKYANMPLFIRPFLYFIYRYFVRLGFLDGKKGMIWHFLQGFWYRFLVDAKIYDIYRKAGKNKEAIKACLKDDYGIDI, from the coding sequence ATGACAACCAAAGTATCTGCTTTAATCCTTTCTTACAATGAAGAAAAACACATTGAGAGATGTATAACTTCTTTAAAGAGTATTGGGGTTAACGTATTCGTTGTAGATTCATACTCAACAGACGAAACTGTAAAAATCGCAAAATCACTGGGCGCACAAGTCTACCAAAACAAATGGATAAACTACTCAGAGCAATACAACTGGGGTCTTGATAACTGCCCAATCGATACCGAGTGGGTAATGAGAATGGATGCTGATGAATATGTCACAGAAGAACTTGCAAATGAAATAAAATTAAAAATCGCCTCATTGCCTGAAAACACAAACGGTGTGTATGTAAAGCGGCGCGTCCATTTTATGGATAAGTGGATAAAAAATGGCGCATATTATCCCACATGGCTTCTGCGCTTATGGCGTCATAAAAAAGGTTTTTGTGAAAAACGCTGGATGGATGAGCATATCAAACTAACGGAAGGAACATCCGTTAACTTTGATCATGACATTGTGGACGACAACTTAAATAATTTAACTTGGTGGACTACCAAGCATAACAATTATGCGACCAGAGAAGTGGTTGATATATTGAATATCATTTTTAACTTTTTAGATTATGATGAGGTTGATGCAAAGCTTTTTGGAAGCCAAGAAGAGAGGAAGCGCTGGTTAAAAGTAAAATATGCGAATATGCCTTTATTTATTAGACCATTCCTATACTTTATATATAGATATTTTGTTCGGCTGGGCTTTCTAGACGGAAAAAAAGGGATGATATGGCATTTCCTTCAGGGCTTTTGGTATCGGTTCCTTGTCGATGCCAAAATTTATGACATTTACCGTAAAGCAGGTAAAAACAAAGAAGCCATTAAAGCTTGTCTTAAAGATGATTATGGTATTGACATATGA